One window from the genome of Streptomyces sp. WZ-12 encodes:
- a CDS encoding beta-ketoacyl-[acyl-carrier-protein] synthase family protein → MTRRVAVTGVGIVAPGGVGIPAFWDLLSTGRTATRGITLFDPTGFRSRIAAECDFDPAAHGLDGEQVAKSDRYVQFALVAAAEALRESGLDMAREDPWRVGVSLGTAVGGTTRLEHDYVAVSASGSRWDVDHRPAGPHLHRAFSPSSLASAVAEQIGAHGPVQTVSTGCTSGLDAIGYAFHSIEEGRADVCVAGASDSPISPITVACFDAIKATSANNDDPAHASRPFDAQRDGFVMGEGGAVLVLEELEHARARGATVHCEIRGYATFGNAYHMTGLTQEGLEMAEAINRSLAHARLDRSQVDYVNAHGSGTQQNDRHETAAVKKSLGDHAYKVPMSSIKSMVGHSLGAIGAIEIVACVLALTHQVVPPTANYENPDPECDLDYVPKTARELPLSSVLSVGSGFGGFQSAVVLTRPGGRTR, encoded by the coding sequence ATGACCCGCCGCGTGGCGGTCACCGGCGTCGGCATCGTCGCCCCGGGCGGCGTGGGGATCCCGGCCTTCTGGGACCTGCTGTCCACCGGGCGGACGGCCACTCGTGGCATCACCCTCTTCGACCCGACCGGCTTCCGGTCCCGGATCGCCGCCGAGTGCGACTTCGATCCGGCCGCGCACGGCCTGGACGGCGAGCAGGTGGCCAAGTCCGACCGGTACGTCCAGTTCGCGCTGGTCGCCGCGGCCGAAGCGCTGCGGGAGTCCGGTCTGGACATGGCACGGGAGGACCCGTGGCGGGTCGGGGTGTCCCTGGGCACCGCGGTCGGCGGCACCACGCGCCTGGAGCACGACTACGTGGCGGTCAGCGCGTCCGGCAGCCGCTGGGACGTGGACCACCGGCCCGCCGGGCCGCATCTGCACCGGGCCTTCTCGCCCAGCTCGTTGGCGTCCGCGGTGGCGGAGCAGATCGGCGCGCACGGCCCGGTGCAGACCGTCTCGACGGGCTGCACCTCCGGCCTCGACGCGATCGGTTACGCCTTCCACTCCATCGAGGAGGGCCGGGCCGACGTCTGCGTCGCGGGCGCGTCCGACTCGCCGATCTCCCCGATCACCGTGGCCTGCTTCGACGCCATCAAGGCGACCTCCGCGAACAACGACGACCCCGCCCACGCCTCCCGGCCCTTCGACGCGCAGCGCGACGGTTTCGTGATGGGCGAGGGCGGTGCCGTGCTGGTCCTGGAGGAGTTGGAGCACGCCCGGGCCCGCGGCGCCACCGTGCACTGCGAGATCCGCGGCTACGCCACCTTCGGCAACGCCTACCACATGACCGGCCTGACCCAGGAAGGTCTGGAGATGGCCGAGGCGATCAACCGCTCGCTGGCCCATGCGCGGCTCGACCGCAGCCAGGTCGACTACGTCAACGCGCACGGCTCCGGCACCCAGCAGAACGACCGTCACGAGACCGCCGCGGTCAAGAAGTCGCTGGGCGACCACGCCTACAAGGTGCCGATGAGCTCGATCAAGTCGATGGTGGGCCACTCGCTGGGCGCGATCGGTGCGATCGAGATCGTCGCCTGCGTCCTGGCGCTGACCCATCAGGTGGTTCCGCCGACCGCCAACTACGAGAACCCGGACCCGGAGTGCGACCTGGACTACGTGCCGAAGACCGCACGGGAGCTGCCGCTTTCGTCGGTGCTGTCCGTGGGCAGCGGATTCGGCGGATTCCAGTCGGCCGTGGTCCTGACCCGTCCGGGTGGGAGGACGAGATGA
- a CDS encoding ketosynthase chain-length factor, which yields MNSPHEDRCSVVTGIGVIAPNGANTEAFWKSTKEGISVLDTVTREGCEDLPLKVAGEVRGFDPTELIEERFLVQTDRFTHFAMAAANLALDDALLGRADYNRSPFAVGVVTAAGSGGGEFGQRELQRLWGQGSRYVGPYQSIAWFYAASTGQISIRGGFKGPCGVVASDEAGGLDALAHACRTIRRGTEAVVVGAAEAPLAPYSVVCQLGYEDLSRCAEPDRAYRPFTDGACGFVPAEGGAMLVVEERSAAVERGARPRAVLAGHAATFTGAALWEESREGLARAIEGALADARCAPEEIDVVFADALGVPSADRAEAQALADALGGYASRVPVTAPKTGIGRAYCGAPVLDVAAAVLSMESSVVPPTPNAIDVTVDLDVVTGKPRPAELQTALVLSRGLMGSNAAMVLRRCEKSPS from the coding sequence ATGAACTCCCCGCACGAAGACCGCTGTTCCGTCGTCACCGGCATCGGTGTGATCGCCCCCAACGGGGCCAACACCGAAGCCTTCTGGAAGTCCACCAAGGAGGGCATCAGCGTCCTCGACACGGTCACCCGCGAGGGGTGCGAGGACCTGCCGCTGAAGGTCGCCGGCGAGGTCCGCGGCTTCGACCCGACCGAGCTGATCGAGGAGCGCTTCCTCGTCCAGACCGACCGGTTCACGCACTTCGCGATGGCCGCGGCCAATCTGGCGCTGGACGACGCCCTGTTGGGGCGGGCCGACTACAACCGCTCGCCGTTCGCGGTGGGAGTGGTGACCGCGGCCGGCTCCGGCGGCGGCGAGTTCGGCCAGCGGGAGCTGCAACGGCTGTGGGGCCAGGGCTCGCGCTACGTCGGCCCGTACCAGTCGATCGCCTGGTTCTACGCGGCCAGCACCGGCCAGATCTCCATCCGCGGCGGCTTCAAGGGGCCGTGCGGGGTGGTGGCCAGCGACGAGGCGGGCGGGTTGGACGCGCTGGCACACGCCTGCCGGACCATCCGCCGCGGCACCGAGGCCGTGGTGGTGGGCGCCGCCGAGGCCCCGCTGGCCCCGTACTCGGTGGTCTGCCAGCTCGGGTACGAGGACCTCAGCCGCTGCGCCGAACCGGACCGTGCCTACCGCCCGTTCACCGACGGCGCGTGTGGCTTCGTGCCCGCCGAGGGCGGCGCGATGCTGGTCGTCGAGGAGCGGTCGGCCGCCGTGGAGCGGGGCGCCCGGCCCCGTGCCGTGCTGGCCGGGCACGCCGCCACCTTCACCGGCGCCGCGCTCTGGGAGGAGTCCCGGGAGGGGCTGGCCCGGGCGATCGAGGGCGCGCTGGCGGACGCCCGGTGTGCGCCCGAGGAGATCGACGTGGTCTTCGCGGACGCCCTCGGGGTGCCCTCGGCCGACCGGGCGGAGGCGCAGGCGCTGGCCGATGCGCTGGGCGGGTACGCGTCCCGGGTGCCGGTGACCGCGCCCAAGACCGGTATCGGCCGGGCGTATTGCGGCGCTCCTGTCCTGGACGTCGCGGCCGCGGTGCTCTCGATGGAGAGCTCCGTGGTGCCGCCGACCCCCAACGCCATCGACGTCACCGTGGACCTCGACGTGGTGACCGGGAAGCCCCGGCCCGCCGAGCTCCAGACGGCGCTGGTGCTGAGCCGGGGGCTGATGGGCTCCAACGCGGCGATGGTGCTGCGCCGGTGCGAGAAGTCCCCCTCCTGA
- a CDS encoding acyl carrier protein yields the protein MTAQLTLDGLATLMKSAAGLTVDPEEMANRPEVTFAEYGLDSLGLLGIVGELENRFGRPLPPDAERAKTPRDFLDLVNTDPVTTGA from the coding sequence ATGACCGCTCAACTGACCCTCGACGGGCTGGCCACGCTGATGAAGTCGGCCGCCGGCCTGACCGTCGATCCGGAGGAGATGGCGAACCGGCCCGAGGTGACCTTTGCCGAGTACGGCCTGGATTCGCTGGGTCTGCTCGGCATCGTGGGCGAGCTGGAGAACCGGTTCGGCCGCCCGTTGCCCCCCGACGCCGAACGCGCCAAGACGCCGCGCGACTTCCTCGACCTCGTCAACACCGACCCCGTCACGACAGGAGCCTGA
- a CDS encoding SRPBCC family protein: MSGHTENEITIAAPLSLVWEMTNDLENWPRLFSEYASVEVLSQEGDTTTFRLTMHPDEQGQVWSWVSERTPDRGALTVRARRVETGPFKFMDIFWKYKEIPGGTSMHWTQDFAMKAEAPVDDKGMTAHINRNSRIQMELIRDRIEQRDRELRAAAPAN, encoded by the coding sequence ATGTCCGGCCACACCGAGAACGAGATCACCATCGCCGCCCCGCTCAGCCTCGTCTGGGAGATGACCAACGACCTGGAGAACTGGCCCCGCCTCTTCAGCGAGTACGCCTCGGTCGAGGTGCTGTCCCAGGAGGGCGACACCACGACGTTCCGGCTGACCATGCACCCCGACGAGCAGGGGCAGGTCTGGAGCTGGGTCTCCGAACGGACCCCGGACCGCGGTGCGTTGACCGTCCGCGCCCGCCGGGTGGAGACCGGCCCGTTCAAGTTCATGGACATCTTCTGGAAGTACAAGGAGATCCCCGGCGGCACGTCGATGCACTGGACCCAGGACTTCGCCATGAAGGCCGAGGCCCCGGTCGACGACAAGGGCATGACCGCGCACATCAACCGCAACTCCCGGATCCAGATGGAGCTCATCCGGGACCGGATCGAGCAGCGGGACCGCGAGCTGCGCGCCGCCGCCCCGGCCAACTGA
- a CDS encoding TcmI family type II polyketide cyclase has product MHNALIVARMKPGSAPDIAEIFADSDRTELPHLVGVNRRTLFQFGEVYLHLIESDLPPGPEIAKAHQHPEFQAISRKLSSYVSAYDPATWRSPKDAMAREFYRWERDGAG; this is encoded by the coding sequence ATGCACAACGCTCTGATCGTCGCCCGGATGAAGCCCGGGTCGGCTCCCGACATCGCCGAGATCTTCGCGGACTCGGACCGGACGGAGCTGCCCCACTTGGTGGGCGTCAACCGGCGGACGCTGTTCCAGTTCGGTGAGGTGTACCTGCACCTCATCGAGTCCGACCTCCCGCCCGGCCCGGAGATCGCCAAGGCGCACCAGCACCCGGAGTTCCAGGCCATCAGCCGGAAGTTGTCCTCGTACGTCAGCGCGTACGACCCGGCGACCTGGCGCAGTCCGAAGGACGCGATGGCCCGCGAGTTCTACCGCTGGGAGCGGGACGGCGCCGGCTGA
- a CDS encoding methyltransferase, protein MTTVSPTPQPAMRLRELIFGAACAAAVRAAARLGVPDALGDEPTTSDKLAASVGTEPRPLQRLLRTLACYGIFEETEDGSFTHTEMSRLLREDTPNSLRAISLWCTEPWTWDAWPRLDDAVRSGRGVVEDLYGKGFFDYLHQDAQESAQVFDRAMTTSSKQSARDLVELLDLTGVSSVADIGGGQGHVVAGLLEKYPSLHGTLLDLPSVVADADPRLRDGGPLAERARIVPGDCRTDIPVEADLYIIKNILEWDDDSTRRTLGRVIEAARPGARVVIIENLVDDSPSMKFTTAMDLLLLLNVGGAKHTKESLVRHISEAGLLVHDILVVNPYLHAFECTVPA, encoded by the coding sequence ATGACCACCGTGAGCCCCACCCCCCAGCCCGCCATGCGGCTTCGAGAACTCATCTTCGGCGCCGCGTGTGCGGCGGCCGTCCGCGCCGCCGCCCGGCTCGGCGTGCCCGACGCGCTGGGCGACGAGCCCACCACATCGGACAAACTGGCCGCCTCGGTGGGCACCGAACCCCGGCCGCTGCAACGGCTGTTGCGGACGCTGGCCTGCTACGGGATCTTCGAGGAGACCGAGGACGGCAGCTTCACCCACACCGAGATGTCCCGGCTGCTGCGCGAGGACACCCCCAACAGCCTGCGCGCCATCTCGCTGTGGTGCACCGAGCCATGGACCTGGGACGCGTGGCCGCGGCTGGACGACGCGGTGCGCTCCGGCCGCGGCGTCGTCGAGGACCTCTACGGCAAGGGCTTCTTCGACTACCTCCACCAGGACGCCCAGGAGTCCGCCCAGGTCTTCGACCGGGCGATGACCACCTCCAGCAAGCAGTCGGCCCGCGACCTCGTCGAACTCCTCGACCTCACCGGGGTGTCGTCGGTCGCGGACATCGGCGGCGGCCAAGGCCACGTCGTGGCCGGCCTGTTGGAGAAGTACCCCTCCCTGCACGGCACGTTGCTCGACCTGCCGTCCGTCGTGGCCGACGCCGACCCCCGGCTGCGCGACGGCGGCCCGCTCGCCGAACGGGCCCGGATCGTGCCCGGCGACTGCCGCACGGACATCCCCGTCGAGGCCGACCTCTACATCATCAAGAACATCCTGGAATGGGACGACGACAGCACCCGCCGCACACTGGGCAGGGTCATCGAGGCGGCCCGCCCCGGTGCCCGGGTCGTGATCATCGAGAACCTCGTCGACGACAGCCCGTCGATGAAGTTCACCACCGCCATGGACCTGCTGCTGCTGTTGAACGTCGGCGGGGCCAAGCACACCAAGGAGAGCCTGGTCCGGCACATCTCCGAGGCCGGACTGCTGGTCCACGACATCCTCGTCGTCAACCCGTATCTGCACGCCTTCGAATGCACCGTCCCCGCCTGA
- a CDS encoding right-handed parallel beta-helix repeat-containing protein, translating to MALRQMSRGSRRMTRLGCAAAVLAGVLGAAPPSHAVPDQDEGVLVVRPGESIQRAVDAARPGDTVVLLPGVYRENVRINKSHLMLRGTDGHTVLAPPLTPTAAPTPPTAPPAQAAPTCDAAGDGICIAGAPGAPGGPLTDVHLRSLTVEGFRHNGIWASGTEGLTIHHVAARRNGQWGIGVEKSVHSVLRDNLATDNGDAGIFLANTANEEAPGLDTRGTLLLENRLGGNRIGITARRVRNLLIAHNTVLGNCGGVFVVGDENRPPAGAVTVRDNEVLRNNKFCPATKRLPFLQGIGVVLTGTEDSLVQHNLVRDNVGTSPMSGGVVLFRSFVKAANNRNLIRDNVVLRNVPADLINADPAGQGNVFVDNACRTSRPPGLCP from the coding sequence ATGGCACTACGACAGATGTCCCGCGGGTCACGGCGAATGACCCGCCTGGGCTGCGCGGCGGCGGTCCTGGCCGGCGTACTCGGTGCGGCCCCGCCGTCCCACGCCGTGCCGGACCAGGACGAGGGGGTCCTCGTCGTCCGGCCCGGGGAATCGATCCAGCGTGCGGTGGACGCGGCCCGCCCCGGCGACACCGTGGTGCTGCTCCCCGGCGTCTACCGCGAGAACGTGCGGATCAACAAGTCCCACCTGATGCTCCGGGGAACCGACGGTCATACCGTGCTCGCCCCGCCGCTCACCCCCACCGCCGCGCCCACCCCGCCCACCGCACCCCCCGCGCAGGCGGCGCCCACCTGCGACGCGGCCGGCGACGGCATCTGCATCGCCGGCGCTCCCGGCGCCCCCGGCGGCCCGCTCACCGACGTCCACCTCCGGTCGCTGACCGTCGAGGGTTTCCGGCACAACGGGATCTGGGCCTCCGGCACCGAGGGGCTGACGATCCACCACGTCGCCGCGCGGCGCAACGGCCAGTGGGGCATCGGCGTGGAGAAGTCCGTGCACAGCGTGCTCCGCGACAACCTCGCCACGGACAACGGCGACGCCGGCATCTTCCTGGCCAACACGGCCAACGAGGAGGCCCCCGGCCTCGACACCCGCGGCACCCTGCTGCTGGAGAACCGGCTGGGCGGCAACCGCATCGGCATCACCGCCCGCCGGGTGCGGAACCTGCTGATCGCCCACAACACCGTGCTCGGCAACTGCGGCGGCGTGTTCGTGGTCGGCGACGAGAACCGGCCCCCGGCCGGCGCGGTCACGGTCCGGGACAACGAGGTCCTGCGGAACAACAAGTTCTGCCCGGCGACCAAGCGGCTGCCCTTCCTCCAGGGCATCGGCGTGGTCCTCACCGGCACCGAGGACTCGCTGGTCCAGCACAACCTGGTCCGCGACAACGTCGGCACCTCGCCGATGTCGGGCGGCGTGGTGCTCTTCCGCAGCTTCGTCAAGGCCGCCAACAACCGCAATCTCATCCGCGACAACGTGGTGCTGCGCAACGTCCCGGCGGACCTGATCAACGCCGATCCGGCCGGTCAGGGCAACGTCTTCGTCGACAACGCCTGCCGGACCTCCAGGCCGCCCGGCCTGTGCCCCTAA
- a CDS encoding TetR/AcrR family transcriptional regulator, whose amino-acid sequence MVVFAGQGDPRRSLSLLWRTKDDGGRTRAPRGPKPALTIEAIIDAGIAVADAEGMAALSMRTVGERLGRTAMALYTYVPGKSELVDLMYDRVLAELPTDYDLTPGWRSAVTSWAADSWAFSLRHPWVLQVSQARPVLGPNEYASLETLLRVLYATELDPTTLRRIVGLLSHFVRGAARTAAESRQAAAATGVTDEDWWQARAGTLTEVVPDFAERFPLLVRLETEGASPPPEADSGESYLEREARMTFEAGLAVLLDGIETTVARRSATPPARGPLE is encoded by the coding sequence TTGGTGGTATTCGCGGGCCAGGGCGACCCCCGCCGATCCCTCTCCCTGCTGTGGCGCACGAAGGACGACGGCGGCCGGACCCGCGCCCCCCGGGGCCCCAAGCCGGCACTGACCATCGAGGCGATCATCGACGCGGGCATCGCGGTGGCCGACGCGGAGGGCATGGCCGCGCTGTCGATGCGCACCGTCGGCGAGCGGCTGGGCCGCACGGCCATGGCGCTCTACACCTACGTCCCCGGCAAGTCCGAGCTGGTGGACCTGATGTACGACCGGGTGTTGGCCGAGCTCCCCACCGACTACGACCTGACGCCCGGCTGGCGCTCGGCGGTCACGTCCTGGGCCGCCGACTCCTGGGCGTTCTCCCTGCGCCACCCCTGGGTGCTCCAGGTCTCCCAGGCGCGCCCGGTCCTGGGCCCCAACGAGTACGCCTCCCTGGAGACCCTGCTACGGGTGCTGTACGCCACGGAGTTGGACCCCACCACGCTCCGCCGGATCGTCGGCCTGCTGTCCCACTTCGTCCGCGGCGCCGCCCGGACCGCCGCCGAGTCCCGGCAGGCGGCGGCCGCCACCGGCGTCACCGACGAGGACTGGTGGCAGGCCCGCGCCGGCACCCTGACCGAGGTCGTCCCCGACTTCGCCGAGCGCTTCCCGCTGTTGGTCCGCCTGGAAACCGAGGGCGCCTCCCCGCCACCCGAGGCGGACTCCGGCGAGTCCTACCTGGAGCGCGAGGCGCGCATGACCTTCGAGGCCGGCCTCGCGGTGCTCCTGGACGGCATCGAGACCACCGTCGCCCGACGGTCCGCGACGCCGCCGGCGCGGGGGCCGTTGGAGTGA
- a CDS encoding siderophore-interacting protein, translating into MTALTVAHLRVTDVRRITPRMARITFTGDGLDTLPTWPDQQLKLLFPRPGQRAPRLPEAPGDDAMRWYQAFLALPEDERPVMRSYTVRAHDPERRRITVDFVLHGHRGAHEEAGPATRWAATARVGDTLARYGPAAEYARPLPLDAPGLILLAGDETALPAIGSLAEALPATARAVAWIEVADGAEEQPLPTRADLTVHWVHRDRAPAGADGALLTAVRAARLPEEPAFAWLAGEAGAVRGLRRHLLAERGLDARRIDFTGYWRRRLSQDDAPTEEDLAEARERVAAAREQAG; encoded by the coding sequence ATGACAGCCCTGACCGTCGCGCACCTCCGCGTCACCGACGTCCGACGGATCACCCCGCGCATGGCGCGCATCACCTTCACCGGGGACGGCCTCGACACCCTCCCCACCTGGCCCGACCAGCAGCTGAAACTCCTCTTCCCGCGGCCCGGCCAGCGCGCACCCCGGCTGCCGGAGGCGCCCGGCGACGACGCGATGCGCTGGTACCAGGCGTTCCTCGCGCTGCCCGAGGACGAACGGCCGGTGATGCGCAGCTACACGGTGCGCGCCCACGATCCCGAACGGCGGCGGATCACCGTCGACTTCGTGCTGCACGGCCACCGTGGCGCGCACGAGGAGGCCGGCCCGGCCACCCGTTGGGCGGCCACCGCGCGCGTGGGCGACACCCTCGCCCGTTACGGGCCGGCCGCCGAGTACGCCCGGCCGCTGCCGCTCGACGCCCCGGGCCTGATCCTGCTCGCCGGCGACGAGACCGCGCTGCCGGCCATCGGTTCGCTCGCCGAGGCGCTGCCGGCCACCGCCCGCGCGGTGGCCTGGATCGAGGTTGCGGACGGGGCCGAGGAGCAGCCGCTGCCGACCCGCGCCGACCTCACCGTCCACTGGGTCCACCGGGACCGCGCCCCGGCCGGTGCGGACGGCGCGCTGCTCACCGCCGTCCGCGCGGCCCGCCTCCCCGAGGAACCGGCCTTCGCCTGGCTGGCCGGTGAGGCCGGCGCGGTCCGCGGGCTGCGCCGCCATCTGCTCGCCGAGCGCGGCCTGGACGCCCGCCGGATCGACTTCACCGGCTACTGGCGCCGCCGCCTCAGCCAGGACGACGCCCCCACCGAGGAGGACCTCGCCGAGGCCCGGGAGCGGGTCGCGGCGGCCAGGGAACAGGCCGGCTGA
- a CDS encoding alpha/beta fold hydrolase has translation MTAFVLVSGGYTGGWIWREVAALLRERGHSAHPVTLTGMGDRRHLAGPDTDLETHIEDVVQVLDHEDVHEAVLVGHCYGLHPLLGAADRRVGRVGSMVYLDGGLPSDGDAGVDVMPDPAVRDRWLRRAAELGGGHLAPPPPLDDEELWGSLAGVSAADRERLARLAAPQPLATMTRPLRLTGGALDLPGTGIFCTANGTGIALVKALVAAGDPRSARLTDPKVGYFDLDTGHYPMLSRPGELTEVLVRAAAGEGRRLG, from the coding sequence ATGACCGCATTCGTCCTGGTGTCGGGCGGGTATACCGGTGGCTGGATCTGGCGGGAGGTGGCCGCGCTCCTACGGGAACGGGGGCACAGCGCGCACCCGGTGACGTTGACGGGGATGGGCGACCGGCGCCATCTGGCCGGCCCCGACACGGACCTGGAGACGCACATCGAGGACGTGGTGCAGGTCCTGGACCACGAGGACGTCCACGAGGCGGTGCTGGTGGGGCACTGCTACGGCCTGCACCCGTTGCTGGGCGCCGCGGACCGCCGCGTCGGGCGGGTGGGTTCGATGGTCTACCTGGACGGCGGGCTGCCCTCGGACGGCGACGCGGGCGTCGATGTGATGCCCGATCCGGCCGTGCGGGACCGGTGGTTGCGCCGCGCCGCGGAGCTGGGCGGGGGACATCTCGCGCCGCCCCCGCCGCTGGACGACGAGGAGTTGTGGGGCTCGCTCGCCGGGGTCTCGGCGGCCGATCGGGAGCGGCTGGCGCGGCTGGCGGCGCCCCAACCGCTGGCCACCATGACCCGGCCGCTCCGACTGACCGGCGGGGCGCTCGACCTGCCGGGCACCGGAATCTTCTGCACCGCCAACGGGACCGGCATCGCGCTGGTGAAGGCCCTGGTGGCCGCCGGCGACCCGCGCTCCGCCCGGCTGACCGACCCCAAGGTCGGCTACTTCGACCTGGACACCGGGCACTATCCGATGCTCTCGCGGCCCGGTGAACTGACGGAGGTGCTGGTCCGGGCGGCGGCCGGCGAGGGCCGCCGCCTGGGGTAG
- a CDS encoding CDP-alcohol phosphatidyltransferase family protein, producing the protein MAVQQRYRTRPFAPDRAAGPLAQLVLLAVLYRVVGLGPVGWLTGAVFAVGTWAALTRALRGSWLPSFGPANRVTLARATLVGGVTALVADSFARRAPVTVLVGLAAVALLLDAVDGRVARRTGTATALGARFDMEVDAFLILVLCVYVAVPLGPWVLAIGALRYLFVAASWALPWLRAPLPPSTARKTVAAVQGVVLVAAGTGVAPRGLALGAVAGALALLVWSFGRDVGWLWRTRGRAAGGGAGTAA; encoded by the coding sequence GTGGCCGTACAACAGCGGTATCGGACACGGCCGTTCGCCCCGGACCGGGCGGCCGGCCCGCTCGCACAGCTGGTGCTGCTGGCGGTGCTCTACCGGGTGGTCGGGCTGGGCCCCGTCGGCTGGCTGACCGGGGCCGTCTTCGCGGTGGGCACCTGGGCGGCGCTCACCCGGGCGCTGCGCGGTTCCTGGCTGCCCTCGTTCGGGCCGGCCAACCGCGTCACGCTGGCCCGGGCCACCCTGGTCGGCGGGGTGACCGCGCTGGTCGCCGACTCCTTCGCCCGGCGGGCCCCGGTGACGGTGCTGGTCGGGCTGGCCGCGGTCGCGCTGCTGCTGGACGCGGTGGACGGCCGGGTGGCCCGGCGCACCGGGACGGCGACGGCGCTGGGTGCGCGGTTCGACATGGAGGTCGACGCGTTCCTGATCCTGGTGCTCTGCGTCTACGTCGCGGTGCCGCTGGGCCCGTGGGTGCTGGCCATCGGGGCGCTGCGCTATCTGTTCGTCGCGGCGTCCTGGGCGCTGCCGTGGCTGCGGGCGCCGCTGCCACCGAGCACGGCCCGCAAGACGGTGGCCGCGGTCCAGGGCGTGGTGCTGGTGGCGGCGGGCACCGGCGTGGCGCCGCGGGGGCTGGCGCTGGGGGCGGTGGCGGGGGCGCTGGCGCTGCTGGTGTGGTCGTTCGGGCGGGACGTGGGGTGGCTGTGGCGGACCAGGGGGCGGGCGGCCGGCGGGGGTGCCGGCACCGCGGCGTAG
- a CDS encoding zinc-dependent alcohol dehydrogenase has product MPRVAQALWLSAPGRGEIRAAPLPPPGTDEVLVRTLYSGVSRGTESLVFRGGVPESQHAAMRAPFQEGEFPAPVKYGYLNVGVVEEGPAALRGRTVFCLYPHQTHYVVPARAVTPVPEAVPAARAVLAGTVETAVNAVWDAAPLLGDRIAVVGGGMVGSAVAALLARYPAARVQLVDADPARAATAAALGVPFALPGDARGDCDLVVHASATEEGLTRALELLAPEGTVIELSWYGDRRVVLPLGESFHSRRLTVRGSQVGAIAPARRDRRSFADRLGLALELLADPAFDALITGESAFAELPAVLARLASGTLPALCHRIRYPAADAPAPP; this is encoded by the coding sequence TTGCCGCGCGTCGCCCAGGCCCTCTGGCTCAGTGCCCCAGGCCGCGGTGAGATCAGGGCGGCCCCGCTGCCGCCGCCCGGCACCGACGAGGTGCTGGTGCGCACGCTCTACTCCGGGGTGAGTCGGGGCACCGAGAGCCTGGTCTTCCGCGGCGGTGTCCCGGAGAGCCAACACGCGGCGATGCGGGCGCCGTTCCAGGAGGGGGAGTTCCCGGCGCCGGTCAAGTACGGGTACCTGAACGTGGGCGTGGTGGAGGAGGGGCCCGCCGCGCTCCGCGGCCGCACCGTCTTCTGTCTCTATCCGCACCAGACCCACTACGTCGTCCCGGCGCGCGCCGTCACCCCCGTCCCGGAGGCGGTGCCGGCGGCGCGCGCCGTCCTCGCCGGCACCGTCGAGACCGCGGTGAACGCCGTGTGGGACGCCGCGCCGCTGCTCGGCGACCGGATCGCGGTGGTCGGCGGGGGCATGGTCGGGTCGGCGGTCGCCGCCCTGCTGGCCCGATACCCGGCCGCGCGGGTGCAGTTGGTCGACGCCGATCCGGCGCGGGCCGCCACCGCGGCGGCGTTGGGCGTCCCGTTCGCGCTGCCCGGTGACGCCCGCGGCGACTGTGACCTCGTGGTGCACGCCAGCGCCACCGAGGAGGGCCTGACGCGCGCCCTCGAACTCCTCGCCCCGGAAGGCACGGTGATCGAGCTGAGCTGGTACGGCGACCGCCGGGTGGTCCTGCCGCTCGGGGAGTCCTTCCACTCCCGCCGGCTCACCGTCCGCGGCAGCCAGGTGGGCGCGATCGCCCCGGCCCGGCGCGACCGGCGGTCCTTCGCCGACCGGCTCGGGCTCGCCCTCGAACTGCTCGCCGATCCCGCCTTCGACGCGCTGATCACCGGCGAGTCCGCCTTCGCCGAACTACCGGCGGTGCTCGCGCGGTTGGCCTCCGGCACGCTCCCGGCGCTCTGCCACCGCATCCGCTATCCGGCCGCCGACGCCCCCGCGCCCCCGTAG
- a CDS encoding 6-pyruvoyl trahydropterin synthase family protein, whose protein sequence is MFSITVRDHLMVAHSFRGAVFGPAQRLHGATYVVDAAFRRPELDADNIVVDIGLATRELGAVVAELTYRNLDDEPAFAGVNTSTEALARVIADRLADRVHAGNLGEGARALAGITVTLHESHIAWASYERTL, encoded by the coding sequence GTGTTCAGCATCACCGTCCGCGACCACCTGATGGTCGCGCACAGCTTCCGCGGCGCGGTCTTCGGGCCCGCCCAGCGTCTGCACGGCGCCACCTACGTCGTGGACGCCGCCTTCCGCCGCCCCGAGTTGGACGCCGACAACATCGTCGTCGACATCGGCCTGGCCACCCGGGAGCTCGGCGCGGTGGTCGCCGAGCTCACCTACCGCAACCTCGACGACGAACCCGCCTTCGCCGGCGTCAACACCTCGACCGAGGCGCTGGCCAGGGTCATCGCCGACCGGCTCGCCGACCGGGTGCACGCCGGCAACCTCGGCGAGGGCGCCCGCGCGCTGGCCGGCATCACCGTCACCCTGCACGAATCCCATATCGCCTGGGCCAGTTACGAGCGCACGCTGTGA